A single genomic interval of Pelagerythrobacter marensis harbors:
- a CDS encoding PTS sugar transporter subunit IIA, which translates to MIGVILVTHGRLADEFVHAMEHVVGPQDAIATVCIGPSDDMEQRRKDIANEIKRVDCGKGVVILTDLFGGTPSNLAISLLEAGRVEVIAGINLPMLIRLAGVRKKATAAEAVRAAREAGQTYITVASELLGRHADVS; encoded by the coding sequence ATGATCGGCGTGATTCTGGTCACTCACGGCCGCCTGGCCGATGAATTCGTTCATGCCATGGAGCATGTGGTCGGCCCGCAGGACGCGATTGCCACGGTCTGCATCGGCCCCAGCGACGACATGGAGCAGCGGCGCAAGGACATCGCGAACGAGATCAAGCGGGTCGATTGCGGCAAGGGCGTGGTGATTCTGACCGACCTGTTCGGCGGGACCCCGTCGAATCTGGCGATTTCGCTGCTGGAAGCCGGCCGGGTGGAAGTGATTGCGGGGATCAACCTGCCGATGCTGATCCGCCTCGCCGGCGTGCGCAAGAAGGCGACCGCTGCCGAAGCGGTCCGGGCGGCGCGGGAAGCGGGCCAGACCTATATCACCGTGGCGTCCGAACTGCTCGGGCGGCATGCCGACGTTTCGTGA
- a CDS encoding DNA recombination protein RmuC: MDSVVLIPVVLILGLALGALAGWFAGARPIAEWKARHEERDAEAKRLADKIAAMTPELATMSERAARADALAEQLDRAREENAAFRAERAGFEEQKRLLEESREKLLKEFENTGAKVLGAAQERFLASATERFGHSEKASKAALASLLQPVGERLKKYEEQVAALEEKRTDAFARLHQQITEMQRGQEEVRREAQRLGNSLTNAPKARGRWGERALQNVLEQCGLSEHTDFDLEHSLDTEEGRLRPDAIVRVPGQKKLVIDAKVSLNAYQAAFEADDEDERRRHLDLHAKSMRGHVQALGAKSYQSQFEEAPDYVVMFVPGEHFVAAALEHDPELWDFAFRNKVLLATPTNLVAIARTVAQVWRQDTIAREAIAIGKAGAELYDRLAVAAEHMKRVGGGLETAVNNYNKFVGSFERNVLSAGRRLRDKGIEIGKREIDEIPLVESAPRYTADDAEGEESRSLPSLDKGGD; encoded by the coding sequence ATGGATTCCGTGGTTCTTATCCCTGTCGTACTGATTCTCGGCCTGGCGCTCGGCGCATTGGCCGGGTGGTTTGCCGGCGCGCGCCCGATTGCCGAATGGAAGGCGCGCCACGAGGAGCGCGATGCGGAGGCGAAGCGGCTGGCGGACAAGATCGCGGCGATGACGCCCGAACTCGCCACGATGAGCGAGCGGGCCGCCCGCGCCGACGCGCTGGCCGAGCAGCTCGACCGCGCGCGCGAGGAAAACGCCGCCTTCCGGGCGGAGCGCGCCGGGTTCGAGGAACAGAAGCGCCTGCTGGAGGAATCGCGCGAGAAGCTGCTGAAGGAATTCGAGAATACCGGCGCCAAAGTGCTCGGCGCGGCGCAGGAACGCTTCCTCGCCAGCGCGACCGAGCGCTTCGGCCATTCGGAGAAAGCCAGCAAGGCGGCGCTCGCCAGCCTGCTGCAACCGGTGGGCGAACGGCTGAAGAAATACGAAGAGCAGGTCGCCGCGCTGGAAGAAAAGCGCACCGATGCCTTCGCGCGCCTCCACCAGCAGATCACGGAGATGCAGCGCGGGCAGGAAGAGGTCCGGCGCGAGGCGCAGCGGCTGGGCAATTCGCTGACCAACGCGCCCAAGGCCCGCGGCCGCTGGGGCGAGCGGGCGCTTCAGAATGTCCTCGAACAATGCGGGCTGAGCGAACACACCGATTTCGATCTGGAACATTCGCTGGATACCGAAGAAGGCCGCCTGCGCCCCGACGCGATCGTGCGCGTGCCGGGGCAAAAGAAGCTGGTGATCGACGCCAAGGTGTCGCTCAATGCCTATCAGGCCGCGTTCGAAGCCGACGACGAGGACGAGCGCCGGCGGCACCTCGACCTTCATGCCAAATCGATGCGCGGCCATGTCCAGGCGCTCGGCGCCAAGAGTTACCAGAGCCAGTTCGAGGAAGCGCCCGATTACGTGGTCATGTTCGTGCCGGGCGAACATTTCGTCGCCGCGGCGCTGGAGCACGACCCGGAACTGTGGGACTTCGCCTTCCGCAACAAGGTTTTGCTGGCAACGCCGACCAACCTCGTCGCCATCGCGCGCACGGTGGCGCAAGTCTGGCGGCAGGACACCATCGCGCGCGAGGCGATCGCGATCGGCAAGGCGGGGGCCGAACTCTACGACCGGCTCGCTGTCGCCGCAGAGCATATGAAGCGGGTTGGCGGCGGGCTGGAAACCGCGGTCAACAACTACAACAAGTTCGTCGGCAGTTTCGAACGCAACGTGCTTTCCGCCGGTCGCCGGCTCAGGGACAAGGGGATCGAGATCGGCAAGCGCGAGATCGATGAGATCCCGCTGGTGGAAAGCGCCCCCCGTTATACCGCGGACGATGCCGAGGGGGAGGAGTCGCGTTCGCTGCCTTCGCTTGACAAAGGCGGGGATTGA
- a CDS encoding RNA methyltransferase has product MPAPSRRRITGFSNPTVKFLRSLRDKKHRRREGRFLAEGLRLLTDARESGFAPEILVMAERRDPHPLADALERAVEETGGTIVETTPEILSRITGKDNPQAIAGVFREFDTSLAALDRSRAPIWLVAQALRDPGNLGTMLRTGDAVGAGGLILIDDCADPFGVEAVRASMGAIFTQRIAQAAWDAFLPWLRSGPGQLVAASLRDAVPYRGAPYAAPCFILVGNESRGLPECYEAACDLRVTMPMRGRADSLNAAVAGAVLAYEVLASLDP; this is encoded by the coding sequence ATGCCGGCTCCATCCCGCCGGCGCATCACCGGCTTTTCCAACCCCACGGTCAAGTTCCTGCGCTCGCTCCGCGACAAGAAGCACCGCCGCCGCGAAGGCCGTTTCCTGGCCGAAGGTCTCCGCCTGCTGACCGATGCACGCGAATCGGGTTTCGCGCCCGAGATCCTGGTCATGGCCGAACGGCGCGATCCGCATCCCCTGGCCGACGCGCTCGAACGCGCGGTCGAGGAGACCGGCGGAACGATCGTCGAGACCACGCCCGAGATTCTCTCCAGGATTACCGGCAAGGACAATCCGCAGGCCATCGCGGGGGTATTCCGCGAATTCGACACTTCGCTTGCCGCGCTCGATCGCAGCAGGGCGCCCATCTGGCTGGTGGCGCAGGCGCTGCGCGATCCGGGCAATCTGGGCACGATGCTGCGCACGGGCGACGCGGTGGGCGCGGGCGGACTGATCCTGATCGACGATTGCGCCGATCCTTTCGGCGTCGAAGCCGTCCGTGCGAGCATGGGGGCAATATTCACCCAGAGGATCGCGCAGGCCGCCTGGGACGCGTTCCTCCCCTGGCTCCGCAGCGGGCCGGGGCAACTGGTCGCGGCAAGCCTGCGCGATGCGGTCCCTTACCGCGGGGCGCCCTACGCCGCCCCCTGCTTCATCCTCGTCGGCAACGAATCGCGCGGCCTGCCCGAATGCTACGAAGCGGCTTGCGATCTGCGCGTGACGATGCCGATGCGCGGCCGGGCGGACAGCTTGAACGCGGCCGTCGCCGGGGCGGTGCTCGCCTACGAGGTCCTCGCTTCGCTCGACCCGTAG
- a CDS encoding response regulator transcription factor yields the protein MAEAERSQAGGEPIIALVDDDRNILTTVSIALQAEGYATRLYSDGETALKALLESPPDLAVFDIKMPRMDGMELLNRLRRHSSLPVIFLTSKDDEQDEEAGLELGADDYIAKPFSLRLLLARIRALLRRTELRRERDERPAQDDGNASEPLVRGRLTMDPARHNVTWDGKAVSLTVTEFLLLEALAARPGVIKSRNALMDAAYPDDVFVDDRTVDSHIKRMRRKFRSVDPAFSAIETLYGAGYSFSDG from the coding sequence ATGGCCGAAGCAGAGCGTTCGCAGGCGGGCGGAGAACCGATCATCGCCCTGGTCGACGACGATCGCAATATCCTGACGACCGTATCGATCGCGCTGCAAGCGGAAGGATACGCCACGCGCCTCTATTCGGATGGCGAGACCGCGCTGAAAGCGCTTCTGGAAAGCCCGCCCGATCTCGCGGTGTTCGATATCAAGATGCCGCGCATGGACGGCATGGAGCTGCTCAACCGCTTGCGCCGCCATTCCAGCCTGCCGGTGATCTTCCTGACGAGCAAGGACGACGAGCAGGACGAGGAGGCCGGGCTGGAACTGGGGGCGGACGACTATATCGCCAAGCCGTTCAGCCTGCGGCTCCTGCTCGCGCGCATCCGTGCGCTCCTGCGGCGGACCGAACTGCGGCGCGAGAGGGACGAACGCCCGGCCCAGGACGACGGGAACGCCAGCGAGCCGCTGGTGCGCGGGCGCCTGACGATGGACCCGGCCCGCCACAACGTGACCTGGGACGGCAAGGCGGTGTCGCTGACGGTGACCGAGTTCCTCCTGCTGGAGGCGCTGGCCGCGCGCCCCGGCGTGATCAAGTCGCGCAACGCGCTGATGGACGCGGCCTATCCCGACGACGTGTTCGTCGACGATCGCACGGTCGACAGCCATATCAAGCGGATGCGGCGCAAGTTCCGCTCTGTCGACCCGGCCTTTTCCGCGATCGAAACGCTCTACGGCGCAGGTTACAGCTTCAGCGATGGCTGA
- a CDS encoding META domain-containing protein, whose translation MRFVAVPLLVLLVACVPRAPVPERLTQSEWRFVSIDGDAPVVPDRATLTFRDDRLSANVGCNTIAGDWRVEQERLIAGPLAGTRMFCEGAVWEQEQAISALLVAAPTIEWRDGALVLQSSGHEAHLEPAEPQP comes from the coding sequence ATGAGATTCGTCGCTGTGCCGCTTCTTGTCCTGCTAGTTGCCTGCGTGCCGCGCGCTCCCGTTCCCGAGCGGCTGACGCAGAGCGAATGGCGCTTCGTCTCGATCGACGGCGACGCGCCCGTGGTGCCCGACAGGGCCACGCTGACGTTCCGGGACGACAGGCTGTCCGCCAACGTCGGTTGCAACACCATCGCCGGCGACTGGCGGGTCGAGCAGGAGCGCCTGATCGCCGGTCCTCTCGCGGGCACGAGGATGTTCTGCGAAGGCGCGGTGTGGGAACAGGAGCAGGCCATATCGGCGCTCCTCGTGGCCGCGCCGACGATCGAGTGGCGCGACGGGGCGCTTGTTTTGCAGTCGAGCGGGCACGAGGCGCACCTGGAACCCGCGGAGCCGCAACCCTGA
- a CDS encoding HPr family phosphocarrier protein, translated as MEQCKVSREVRIVNTRGLHARASAKFVTVVSQLPPGVDVRVAKDGNEAAGGSILGLMMLGAAMGDTIEVIVSGDDAPQVLDELCDLVVNGFGED; from the coding sequence ATGGAGCAGTGCAAGGTCAGCCGCGAAGTCAGGATCGTCAACACGCGCGGGCTCCACGCCCGGGCAAGCGCCAAGTTCGTCACCGTCGTCAGCCAGTTGCCGCCCGGTGTCGACGTTCGCGTCGCAAAGGACGGGAACGAGGCGGCGGGCGGTTCGATCCTCGGCCTGATGATGCTCGGCGCCGCCATGGGCGACACGATCGAGGTGATCGTCTCCGGCGACGACGCCCCTCAGGTGCTCGACGAGCTGTGCGATCTGGTCGTCAACGGTTTCGGCGAGGACTGA
- the rapZ gene encoding RNase adapter RapZ produces MVDDSPADRQRILLVTGLSGAGKTTALQVLEDLGWEAIDNFPIRLLGRLIGPPNPDSSRHPLAIGFDSRTRGFVPNDIMEKVKDIAKRRDLVVTTLFLDCNSSELERRYNETRRRHPMAIDRPVHIGIKAERELLEPLRRWADVVIDTSNFSSNDLQHAIRAQFADSAPQEMAVIVTSFGFARGTPPLADLVFDMRFLDNPHWVPGLREQTGLDAAVGEHIERDGSFAPVFAQIRDLVLTLLPRYEAQGKSYVNIAFGCTGGRHRSVYAAQRFAQALHDEGFSPTVIHRNLGSRAADEIEGRQ; encoded by the coding sequence ATGGTCGACGATTCGCCCGCTGATCGCCAGCGCATTCTCCTTGTCACAGGGCTTTCGGGCGCCGGGAAGACGACGGCGTTGCAGGTTTTGGAAGATCTGGGATGGGAAGCGATCGACAACTTCCCCATCCGCCTGCTCGGCCGCCTGATCGGCCCCCCCAATCCCGATTCGTCGCGCCATCCGCTCGCCATCGGCTTCGATTCGCGCACGCGCGGGTTCGTGCCGAACGATATCATGGAGAAAGTGAAGGACATCGCCAAACGGCGCGACCTGGTGGTGACGACGCTGTTTCTGGACTGCAACAGCAGCGAGCTGGAGCGGCGCTACAACGAAACCCGCCGGCGCCATCCGATGGCGATCGACCGTCCCGTTCACATCGGAATCAAGGCCGAACGCGAGTTGCTGGAGCCGCTGCGCCGCTGGGCCGACGTGGTGATCGACACCTCGAATTTTTCCAGCAACGATCTCCAGCATGCGATCCGCGCCCAGTTCGCCGACAGCGCACCGCAGGAAATGGCGGTGATCGTGACCAGCTTCGGCTTTGCGCGGGGCACGCCGCCGCTCGCCGATCTGGTGTTCGACATGCGCTTTCTCGACAATCCGCACTGGGTCCCCGGATTGCGCGAGCAGACCGGGCTGGATGCCGCAGTGGGCGAACATATCGAACGCGACGGCAGTTTCGCGCCGGTTTTCGCGCAGATCCGCGATCTCGTGCTCACGCTGCTCCCCCGGTACGAGGCGCAGGGGAAAAGCTACGTCAACATCGCTTTCGGCTGCACCGGCGGACGGCATCGGTCGGTCTATGCCGCCCAGCGATTCGCTCAGGCCTTGCACGATGAAGGTTTTTCGCCCACGGTCATCCATCGCAATCTTGGATCGCGCGCGGCCGACGAAATCGAAGGCCGGCAATGA
- a CDS encoding sensor histidine kinase, producing the protein MADTGLRDRIDERLDRLSWSRRLSLTTRILAVNLLPLALLGGGIFYLDTYRKQLLSERYKLARIEAQITAEALAGASRQRQEALLIQIGKEQKMRLRMFDAEGMLWADSFALDGPAFEFDDLGNDPFSVEFARWLDRAVDTIVGADPIPDYIEPEEPVADSWPELARAREEGVSQIQLRDAPDGSPVINAAVPVGLNGATLLTTRNALDITEKVRQARSTLGMAVMIALLGSIFLSLYLARTIVRPLQSLARAAMRVRLGRERAIEVPRMPQRRDEIGALARAVSDMTSALRHRIDAVEHFAADVAHEIKNPLASLRSAVESIAKVEDPELRAQLIAIAEHDIRRIDRLVTEISDASRVDAEISRATFEQLDLGDLAAAIIAARESRAENEGRRIRLHRSEAKAPVMGVPLRLERVIENLLDNAVSFSPPDGTIDITVSRDDDSRIVLSICDEGPGIPEDAREKVFQRFHSVRPDAEAFGNHSGLGLAIARTIAEAHDGTLEARSRPDGRQGACLVLGLPAARPLP; encoded by the coding sequence ATGGCTGACACCGGGCTTCGCGACCGGATCGACGAGCGTCTGGACCGGCTGAGCTGGTCGCGGCGCCTTTCGCTCACGACGCGTATCCTTGCGGTCAATCTCCTGCCGCTGGCGCTTCTCGGCGGCGGCATTTTCTATCTCGACACTTATCGCAAGCAGCTCCTCTCCGAACGCTACAAGCTTGCCCGGATCGAAGCGCAGATCACTGCCGAAGCCCTGGCGGGCGCCTCGCGCCAACGGCAGGAGGCGCTGTTGATCCAGATCGGCAAGGAACAGAAGATGCGCCTGCGCATGTTCGATGCCGAGGGTATGCTCTGGGCCGACAGCTTCGCGCTCGATGGCCCGGCATTCGAATTCGACGATCTCGGCAACGATCCGTTCTCGGTCGAGTTCGCCCGCTGGCTCGACCGCGCTGTCGATACGATCGTCGGCGCGGACCCGATACCCGACTACATCGAACCGGAAGAGCCCGTGGCCGATTCCTGGCCCGAGCTGGCGCGCGCGCGCGAAGAGGGAGTCTCGCAGATCCAGCTGCGCGACGCGCCCGACGGCTCGCCGGTGATCAACGCCGCGGTGCCCGTGGGGCTCAACGGCGCGACCTTGCTGACGACCCGCAACGCGCTCGACATTACCGAGAAGGTTCGTCAGGCGCGCTCGACGCTGGGGATGGCGGTGATGATCGCGCTGCTCGGCTCGATCTTCCTTTCGCTCTATCTCGCGCGCACGATCGTGCGCCCGCTCCAGTCGCTGGCGCGGGCGGCGATGCGCGTCCGCCTCGGCCGCGAGCGCGCGATCGAGGTCCCGCGGATGCCGCAGCGGCGCGACGAGATCGGAGCGCTGGCCCGGGCGGTATCCGACATGACGAGCGCCCTGCGGCACCGGATCGACGCGGTCGAGCATTTCGCTGCCGACGTCGCGCATGAAATCAAGAATCCCCTGGCCTCGCTGCGCAGTGCGGTCGAATCGATCGCCAAAGTCGAAGATCCCGAACTACGCGCACAGCTGATCGCGATTGCCGAGCACGACATCCGGCGGATCGATCGCCTCGTCACCGAGATATCCGACGCCAGCCGGGTCGATGCGGAGATTTCGCGCGCCACGTTCGAGCAACTGGACCTGGGCGATCTCGCCGCGGCGATCATCGCCGCGCGCGAGAGCCGGGCGGAAAACGAAGGCCGGCGTATCCGGCTCCACCGCAGCGAGGCGAAGGCCCCGGTGATGGGCGTGCCCCTGCGGCTCGAACGCGTGATCGAGAACCTGCTCGACAACGCGGTCTCCTTTTCGCCCCCGGACGGCACGATCGACATCACCGTATCGCGGGACGACGACAGCCGGATCGTGCTGTCGATATGCGACGAAGGGCCCGGAATACCCGAGGATGCGCGGGAAAAGGTGTTCCAGCGATTCCATTCGGTCCGGCCCGATGCCGAGGCGTTCGGCAACCACAGCGGCCTCGGCCTCGCGATAGCGCGGACGATCGCCGAGGCGCACGACGGCACTCTCGAAGCGCGAAGCCGGCCCGACGGCCGGCAGGGAGCCTGCCTCGTCCTCGGCCTGCCGGCCGCGAGACCGCTGCCTTGA
- a CDS encoding serine kinase, with amino-acid sequence MSAPLTRQATCVAIAGRGLMIEGPPGAGKSSLALALIDRGAMLVGDDGILLEMRAGALWALPPGRTRGLLEARNLGLLTFPAVEAPVSLHLALDPQAPRYIERAATVQIAGADVPTLAFDPAIAPAAFRAEIALRTYGLPLAGTERD; translated from the coding sequence TTGAGCGCGCCTCTGACCCGCCAGGCGACCTGCGTTGCCATCGCCGGACGCGGGCTGATGATCGAAGGGCCGCCGGGCGCGGGCAAGAGCAGCCTCGCGCTGGCGCTTATCGACAGGGGCGCCATGCTGGTGGGGGACGACGGCATCCTGCTCGAGATGCGTGCCGGCGCGCTCTGGGCCCTGCCGCCCGGCCGGACGCGGGGCCTGCTGGAAGCGCGCAACCTGGGGCTGCTGACCTTTCCGGCGGTCGAGGCGCCGGTGAGCCTGCACCTGGCGCTCGACCCGCAGGCGCCGCGCTACATCGAACGGGCCGCGACCGTGCAAATCGCCGGCGCCGACGTGCCGACGCTGGCGTTCGATCCCGCGATAGCTCCGGCCGCGTTCCGCGCCGAGATCGCCCTGCGCACTTATGGCCTGCCTCTCGCAGGGACGGAGCGCGACTGA
- the recR gene encoding recombination mediator RecR, whose protein sequence is MASQEIENLASALARLPGLGPRSARRAVLWLVKRRETALDQLLGAMAEVRDKLVECPVCGNIDTRAPCGICADHRRDARAICVVEDVSDLWALDRAKLFTGKYHVLGGRLSALDGVRPEDLTIGALLERVRDGGVDEIVLAMNATLEGQTTAHYIAERLEDLPVRVTQLAHGLPVGGELDYLDEGTLAQALRARRPVG, encoded by the coding sequence ATGGCATCGCAAGAGATCGAGAACCTCGCATCGGCGCTCGCGCGGCTGCCCGGGCTCGGGCCGCGCTCCGCCCGCCGTGCGGTGCTGTGGCTGGTCAAGCGGCGCGAGACGGCGCTCGACCAGTTGCTCGGCGCGATGGCCGAGGTGCGCGACAAGCTGGTCGAATGCCCGGTGTGCGGCAATATCGACACCCGGGCGCCGTGCGGCATCTGCGCCGATCACCGGCGCGATGCGCGCGCGATCTGCGTGGTGGAGGATGTGTCCGACCTCTGGGCGCTCGATCGGGCGAAGCTGTTCACCGGCAAATACCATGTGCTCGGCGGGCGGCTCTCGGCGCTCGACGGGGTGCGGCCGGAGGACCTGACGATCGGCGCGCTGCTCGAACGGGTGCGCGATGGCGGGGTGGACGAGATCGTTCTGGCGATGAACGCCACGCTGGAGGGGCAGACGACCGCGCACTACATCGCCGAACGGCTGGAGGACCTGCCGGTGCGCGTGACCCAGCTTGCGCACGGCCTGCCGGTGGGCGGCGAGCTGGACTACCTCGACGAAGGCACGCTGGCCCAGGCGCTGCGGGCGCGAAGGCCGGTGGGGTAA
- a CDS encoding phosphoenolpyruvate carboxykinase has translation MSIPLSYPLSAQNIETRATVHANLSAAELTEHALKNGEGRRAKHGPLVVETGKHTGRSAKDKFIVRDAETEDTVWWDNNASMTSEHFAALKADFLAALADKDTLYVADLFGGSQPEYRVNVRVINELAWHNQFIRTLLVRPTEAELEGFVPEYTIIDLPSFQADPERHGCRSETVIAVNLSEKLILIGGTKYAGEMKKSVFGVLNYLLPTKGVMPMHCSANIGPDGRSAVFFGLSGTGKTTLSADASRTLIGDDEHGWSDTAVFNFEGGCYAKMIRLDPEAEPEIYATTRMEGTVLENVVMDEDGEIDLDDNTLAENTRGAYPLSSIPNTSEENLGPPPSNVIMLTADAFGVLPPIARLTPDQAMYHFLSGYTAKVAGTEIGVTEPEATFSTCFGAPFMPRHPSVYGNLLKKRIAEGGVQCWLVNTGWTGGKYGVGRRMPIKATRALLNAALDGTLADADFRRDPNFGFEVPVSVPGVDDGILDPRSTWADKDEYDRTAKKLVQLFIDNFAPFADHVDQGVRDAAPSTPVAA, from the coding sequence GTGAGCATCCCGCTGTCCTACCCGCTTTCCGCCCAGAACATCGAGACCCGGGCAACCGTTCATGCCAACTTGTCCGCGGCCGAACTGACCGAACATGCCCTGAAGAACGGCGAAGGGCGCCGCGCCAAGCACGGGCCGCTGGTGGTCGAAACCGGCAAGCACACGGGGCGCAGCGCGAAAGACAAGTTCATCGTCCGCGATGCGGAGACCGAGGATACGGTCTGGTGGGACAACAACGCCTCGATGACCAGCGAGCACTTCGCCGCGCTCAAGGCCGATTTCCTGGCCGCCCTGGCGGACAAGGACACGCTCTATGTTGCGGACCTGTTCGGCGGCTCGCAGCCGGAATACCGGGTCAACGTGCGAGTCATCAACGAACTGGCCTGGCACAACCAGTTCATCCGCACGCTGCTTGTCCGCCCGACGGAGGCGGAGCTGGAAGGCTTCGTGCCCGAATACACGATCATCGATCTGCCCAGCTTCCAGGCCGACCCGGAGCGGCACGGATGCCGCAGCGAAACGGTCATCGCGGTCAACCTGAGCGAGAAGCTGATCCTGATCGGCGGCACCAAATATGCCGGCGAGATGAAGAAGAGCGTGTTCGGCGTTCTCAACTACTTGCTGCCGACCAAGGGCGTGATGCCGATGCATTGCAGCGCCAATATCGGCCCCGATGGCAGGAGCGCGGTGTTCTTCGGCCTTTCGGGCACCGGCAAGACCACGCTTTCCGCCGACGCAAGCCGCACGCTGATCGGCGACGACGAGCATGGCTGGTCCGACACCGCCGTGTTCAATTTCGAAGGCGGTTGCTATGCCAAGATGATCCGCCTCGACCCGGAAGCCGAGCCGGAAATCTACGCCACCACGCGCATGGAAGGCACCGTGCTCGAAAACGTGGTGATGGACGAGGACGGCGAGATCGACCTCGACGACAACACCCTGGCCGAGAACACGCGCGGAGCCTACCCGCTCAGTTCGATTCCCAATACCTCGGAAGAAAACCTGGGTCCGCCGCCGTCGAACGTGATCATGCTCACGGCCGATGCCTTCGGCGTCCTCCCGCCGATCGCGCGGCTGACGCCCGACCAGGCGATGTACCACTTCCTGTCGGGCTATACCGCGAAAGTCGCGGGGACCGAGATCGGGGTGACCGAGCCCGAAGCGACGTTCTCGACCTGCTTCGGCGCACCCTTCATGCCGCGCCATCCCAGCGTTTACGGCAATCTGCTGAAGAAGCGCATCGCCGAGGGCGGGGTACAGTGCTGGCTGGTCAACACCGGCTGGACGGGCGGCAAATACGGCGTGGGCCGGCGCATGCCGATCAAGGCGACGCGCGCGCTGCTCAACGCCGCGCTCGACGGAACGCTTGCCGATGCGGATTTCCGCCGCGATCCCAACTTCGGTTTCGAAGTCCCGGTCAGCGTGCCGGGGGTCGACGACGGAATCCTCGATCCCCGTTCGACATGGGCGGACAAGGACGAATACGATCGCACCGCGAAGAAGCTGGTGCAGCTGTTCATCGACAATTTCGCGCCCTTTGCCGACCATGTCGACCAGGGCGTGCGCGATGCGGCGCCGTCCACGCCTGTGGCCGCCTGA
- a CDS encoding peptide deformylase produces the protein MAIREILEVPDPRLKVVSEPVTAFDDELKTLVEDMFDSMYAANGIGLAAIQIGVPKRVLVIDLQPEDPDAEPEVCDHGGHQHTHQPTKNEPRIFVNPEILDPADELATYQEGCLSVPDIYADVDRPATCRVRWQDLEGNVHEEQMEGLMATCIQHEMDHLEGILFIDHLSRLKRQMALKKLQKLRQAA, from the coding sequence ATGGCAATCCGCGAAATTCTCGAAGTGCCGGATCCCCGGCTCAAGGTCGTGTCCGAACCGGTCACCGCGTTCGACGACGAGCTGAAGACGCTCGTCGAGGACATGTTCGATTCCATGTATGCCGCGAACGGCATCGGCCTCGCCGCGATTCAGATCGGCGTGCCCAAGCGCGTGCTGGTGATCGACCTCCAGCCCGAAGACCCGGATGCCGAGCCCGAAGTGTGCGACCACGGCGGGCATCAGCATACGCACCAGCCGACGAAGAACGAGCCGCGGATTTTCGTGAACCCGGAAATTCTCGACCCGGCGGACGAACTGGCGACTTATCAGGAAGGGTGCCTCTCGGTCCCCGACATCTATGCCGACGTCGACCGCCCGGCGACCTGCCGCGTGCGCTGGCAGGATCTGGAGGGGAACGTCCACGAAGAGCAGATGGAGGGCCTGATGGCGACCTGCATCCAGCACGAGATGGACCACCTCGAAGGCATTCTCTTCATCGACCATCTCAGCCGGCTGAAGCGGCAGATGGCGCTCAAGAAGCTGCAGAAGCTGCGCCAGGCGGCGTGA